From one Hirundo rustica isolate bHirRus1 chromosome 8, bHirRus1.pri.v3, whole genome shotgun sequence genomic stretch:
- the LOC120755770 gene encoding heparan sulfate glucosamine 3-O-sulfotransferase 1-like, with protein MAFLLVSAYLLLTHVRGAPVENGALLETLKSQVGLFSNKSEHYSAQVRPPGTSRQIPQTIIIGVRKGGTRALLEMLDIHPNIVVAATEVHFFDWDENYVKGIDWYRNLMPFSYGNQITIEKTPGYFTSPQAPGRIHDMNSSIKLLLILRDPTERVISDYTQVYYNRVESHKPVQLFEDIVIKNGVLNTKYKAIQRSLYDVHMEKWLKHFSLDQIHIVDGNTLIKDPLPELQKVERFLNLPSRIMSSNFYFNQTKGFYCIRSDGRERCLHESKGRPHPLVNSTVLEQLYSYFREHNAKFYRMVNHSFDWH; from the coding sequence ATGGCCTTCCTACTTGTGTCAGCTTATCTTCTGCTGACTCATGTTCGGGGTGCTCCTGTTGAGAATGGGGCACTGTTGGAAACACTGAAGTCACAAGTGGGATTATTCAGCAATAAAAGTGAACACTATTCAGCACAGGTGAGACCTCCTGGCACGAGCCGACAAATACCTCAGACAATCATCATAGGAGTTCGTAAAGGAGGGACCAGGGCTTTGCTGGAAATGTTGGATATTCATCCTAATATTGTGGTGGCAGCTACAGAAGTCCACTTCTTTGACTGGGATGAAAATTATGTGAAAGGAATAGACTGGTATAGAAATCTGATGCCATTTTCTTATGGAAATCAAATTACAATTGAGAAAACACCAGGCTATTTTACATCCCCACAGGCCCCAGGAAGAATTCATGACATGAATAGCTCCATTAAACTGCTGCTTATTCTAAGAGATCCCACTGAGAGAGTTATATCTGACTATACCCAAGTATATTACAACAGAGTAGAAAGTCACAAGCCTGTTCAACTCTTTGAAGATATTGTTATTAAGAATGGAGTGCTTAATACCAAATACAAAGCTATTCAGAGAAGTCTATATGATGTCCATATGGAAAAGTGGCTTAAGCATTTCAGTTTGGATCAGATTCATATAGTGGATGGCAATACTTTGATCAAGGACCCTCTTCCAGAATTACAAAAAGTTGAAAGGTTTCTAAATCTTCCTTCCCGAATTATgtcttctaatttttattttaaccaaACCAAGGGATTCTACTGCATCAGAAGTGATGGGAGGGAGAGATGTTTACATGAATCCAAAGGGCGTCCCCATCCTCTTGTTAACAGCACTGTTTTAGAGCAACTGTATTCTTACTTCAGAGAGCACAACGCAAAATTTTACAGGATGGTTAATCATTCCTTTGACTGGCATTAA